One genomic window of Gossypium hirsutum isolate 1008001.06 chromosome D11, Gossypium_hirsutum_v2.1, whole genome shotgun sequence includes the following:
- the LOC121223741 gene encoding GATA transcription factor 16 produces the protein MNILQQSEFKETNKRCVDCSTTRTPLWRGGPAGPRSLCNACGIRYRKKNRALLGLNRESRSEKSKRGIEVRRSGIKLKSFGREVGVQHMVGNRELKSKLREEEEAAFLLMALSCGYVYA, from the exons ATGAATATTTTACAGCAGAGTGAATTCAAGGAAACAAACAAAAGATGCGTGGATTGCAGCACAACAAGAACACCTCTTTGGAGAGGTGGTCCAGCTGGCCCTAGG TCTCTTTGCAATGCATGTGGGATCAGATACAGAAAGAAAAACAGGGCTCTCCTTGGATTGAACAGAGAGAGTAGAAGCGAAAAGAGTAAAAGGGGAATTGAAGTGAGGCGAAGCGGCATTAAGTTAAAGAGCTTTGGAAGAGAGGTGGGAGTGCAGCATATGGTGGGAAATCGGGAATTGAAGAGCAAActgagagaggaagaagaagctGCTTTTCTTTTGATGGCTCTATCTTGCGGCTATGTCTATGCTTAG
- the LOC107910939 gene encoding secreted RxLR effector protein 161-like, whose protein sequence is MDQANSSPTPMVSTSKLSQSSGCAIENAGDYRSIVGALQYVVITRPDITFAVNKVCQFMHRPLDQHFQAVKRILWYLQGTIDYGLKFKKTHTLDVVGYSDANWGSDVDDRRSTTCFCVFLGGYPVAWGSKKQSTVSRSTAEVEYRGLAHTVTEVVWLESLLSELHVVRLQKPTIWCDSSGAVAVAANPVLHSKFKHVELDLFFVREKVSDGKLVVGHIPAHKQVTDIFTKPFSVSLFTKFRSYLKIVQKHSA, encoded by the coding sequence ATGGATCAAGCAAACAGTTCTCCCACTCCAATGGTTTCCACTTCAAAGTTATCTCAATCCAGCGGTTGTGCTATTGAGAATGCAGGTGATTATCGAAGTATTGTAGGAGCACTTCAATATGTGGTGATAACCAGGCCAGATATTACTTTTGCCGTAAACAAAGTGTGTCAATTTATGCATCGCCCTCTGGATCAACATTTTCAAGCAGTCAAACGTATTCTTTGGTATCTTCAAGGTACTATTGACTATGGTCTTAAATTCAAAAAGACTCATACTTTAGACGTGGTTGGCTATTCAGACGCGAATTGGGGGTCTGATGTTGATGATCGGAGGTCTACTACATGCTTTTGTGTCTTTCTTGGTGGTTATCCAGTTGCTTGGGGGTCAAAGAAGCAGTCAACTGTCTCCAGGTCTACAGCGGAGGTAGAATATCGAGGGCTGGCTCACACGGTTACAGAAGTTGTTTGGCTAGAATCGCTTCTGTCAGAATTGCATGTTGTACGCTTGCAAAAACCCACTATATGGTGTGATAGCTCAGGGGCTGTTGCTGTGGCTGCAAATCCCGTTCTACACTCAAAATTTAAACATGTGGAATTGGACCTTTTCTTTGTTCGAGAGAAAGTCTCAGATGGTAAACTGGTTGTAGGGCACATTCCAGCACACAAACAAGTTACTGATATATTTACTAAACCTTTTTCAGTATCTCTATTTACTAAGTTCAGGTCCTATCTTAAGATAGTTCAAAAACATTCTGCTTAG
- the LOC107912345 gene encoding importin subunit alpha isoform X2, translating into MSLRPSARTEVRRNRYKVAVDAEEGRRRREDNMVEIRKNKREENLLKKRREGLLAQQQQPQQQQLLSSTAGSEKKLESLPAMVAGVWSDDRNMQLEATTQFRKLLSIERSPPINEVVQSGVVPRFVEFLNRDDFPQLQFEAAWALTNIASGTSDNTRVVIDHGAVPIFVKLLGSPTDDVREQAVWALGNVAGDSPKCRDLVLGHGALVPLLAQFNEHAKLSMLRNATWTLSNFCRGKPQPSFEQTKPALPALERLIHSNDEEVLTDACWALSYLSDGTNDKIQAVIESGVCPRLVELLMHPSPTVLIPALRTVGNIVTGDDMQTQCIIGHQALPCLLNLLTNTYKKSIKKEACWTISNITAGNVDQIQAVIEAGIIAPLVHLLQNAEFEIKKEAAWAISNATSGGTHEQIKFLVSQGCIKPLCDLLNCPDPRIVTVCLEGLENILKVGEAEKNLGHTGDVNLYAQLIDDAEGLEKIENLQSHDNNEIYEKAVKILETYWVEDEDEALPTGDASQPGFQFGGNQLPVPSGGFNFS; encoded by the exons ATGTCTCTCAGACCGAGCGCCAGGACTGAGGTTCGAAGGAACCGATACAAGGTGGCGGTTGATGCGGAGGAAGGTCGCCGGAGGAGAGAAGACAACATGGTCGAGATCCGAAAAAACAAGAGAGAAGAGAACCTTCTTAAAAAACGCCGCGAAGGACTTCTCGCTCAACAGCAGCAACCGCAGCAACAGCAACTGCTCTCTTCAACCGCTGGTTCCGAGAAAAAG TTAGAAAGTCTTCCGGCTATGGTTGCGGGTGTTTGGTCAGATGACAGAAATATGCAGCTTGAGGCAACCACCCAATTCCGAAAGCTGCTATCAATAG AACGTAGTCCTCCAATCAATGAAGTTGTACAATCAGGTGTTGTTCCTCGGTTTGTGGAGTTCCTGAATAGAGATGACTTCCCACAGCTTCag TTTGAGGCAGCTTGGGCTCTTACAAATATTGCTTCAGGGACATCAGATAACACCAGGGTCGTAATTGATCATGGAGCTGTCCCTATATTTGTTAAGCTCTTAGGTTCTCCCACTGATGATGTTCGCGAACAG GCTGTTTGGGCACTAGGAAATGTTGCTGGAGACTCACCTAAATGCCGTGACCTGGTCCTTGGCCATGGGGCATTGGTGCCACTCTTGGCACAATTCAACGAGCATGCAAAGCTCTCCATGTTGCGAAATGCTACCTGGACTTTGTCAAACTTTTGCAGGGGCAAGCCACAGCCTTCATTTGAGCAG aCAAAGCCAGCTTTGCCAGCTCTTGAGCGTCTTATCCATTCAAATGATGAGGAAGTCCTTACAGATGCATGTTGGGCTCTGTCATATCTCTCAGATGGTACTAATGACAAAATTCAAGCTGTTATTGAGTCAGGAGTCTGCCCCCGACTGGTTGAGCTCTTGAT GCACCCATCCCCAACAGTCCTCATTCCTGCTCTTCGCACAGTTGGAAATATTGTTACAGGGGATGATATGCAGACTCAA TGTATTATAGGCCACCAAGCCCTTCCGTGCCTTTTGAACCTGCTGACGAATACCTACAAGAAGAGTATCAAGAAGGAAGCTTGCTGGACCATTTCAAATATCACTGCTGGAAATGTAGATCAGATACAG GCTGTAATTGAAGCTGGCATTATTGCTCCTCTAGTCCATCTACTTCAAAATGCTGAGTTTGAGATCAAGAAAGAAGCTGCTTGGGCAATTTCAAATGCTACGTCTGGTGGCACCCATGAACAAATAAA GTTTTTGGTAAGCCAAGGTTGCATTAAGCCATTGTGTGATCTTCTAAACTGTCCCGACCCAAGAATTGTCACTGTTTGTTTAGAAGGTCTTGAAAACATTCTGAAGGTTGGTGAAGCTGAGAAAAATCTGGGTCATACTGGAGATGTCAATCTCTATGCTCAGTTAATTGATGATGCTGAGGGATTGGAGAAGATTGAAAACCTCCAAAGTCATGACAACAATGAAATCTATGAGAAGGCAGTGAAGATTCTTGAAACATATTGGGTAGAAGATGAGGATGAGGCATTACCCACTGGTGATGCTTCGCAACCTGGGTTCCAGTTTGGTGGCAATCAACTTCCTGTTCCTTCTGGTGGATTCAATTTCAGTTGA
- the LOC107912345 gene encoding importin subunit alpha isoform X1 — translation MSLRPSARTEVRRNRYKVAVDAEEGRRRREDNMVEIRKNKREENLLKKRREGLLAQQQQPQQQQLLSSTAGSEKKLESLPAMVAGVWSDDRNMQLEATTQFRKLLSIERSPPINEVVQSGVVPRFVEFLNRDDFPQLQFEAAWALTNIASGTSDNTRVVIDHGAVPIFVKLLGSPTDDVREQAVWALGNVAGDSPKCRDLVLGHGALVPLLAQFNEHAKLSMLRNATWTLSNFCRGKPQPSFEQQTKPALPALERLIHSNDEEVLTDACWALSYLSDGTNDKIQAVIESGVCPRLVELLMHPSPTVLIPALRTVGNIVTGDDMQTQCIIGHQALPCLLNLLTNTYKKSIKKEACWTISNITAGNVDQIQAVIEAGIIAPLVHLLQNAEFEIKKEAAWAISNATSGGTHEQIKFLVSQGCIKPLCDLLNCPDPRIVTVCLEGLENILKVGEAEKNLGHTGDVNLYAQLIDDAEGLEKIENLQSHDNNEIYEKAVKILETYWVEDEDEALPTGDASQPGFQFGGNQLPVPSGGFNFS, via the exons ATGTCTCTCAGACCGAGCGCCAGGACTGAGGTTCGAAGGAACCGATACAAGGTGGCGGTTGATGCGGAGGAAGGTCGCCGGAGGAGAGAAGACAACATGGTCGAGATCCGAAAAAACAAGAGAGAAGAGAACCTTCTTAAAAAACGCCGCGAAGGACTTCTCGCTCAACAGCAGCAACCGCAGCAACAGCAACTGCTCTCTTCAACCGCTGGTTCCGAGAAAAAG TTAGAAAGTCTTCCGGCTATGGTTGCGGGTGTTTGGTCAGATGACAGAAATATGCAGCTTGAGGCAACCACCCAATTCCGAAAGCTGCTATCAATAG AACGTAGTCCTCCAATCAATGAAGTTGTACAATCAGGTGTTGTTCCTCGGTTTGTGGAGTTCCTGAATAGAGATGACTTCCCACAGCTTCag TTTGAGGCAGCTTGGGCTCTTACAAATATTGCTTCAGGGACATCAGATAACACCAGGGTCGTAATTGATCATGGAGCTGTCCCTATATTTGTTAAGCTCTTAGGTTCTCCCACTGATGATGTTCGCGAACAG GCTGTTTGGGCACTAGGAAATGTTGCTGGAGACTCACCTAAATGCCGTGACCTGGTCCTTGGCCATGGGGCATTGGTGCCACTCTTGGCACAATTCAACGAGCATGCAAAGCTCTCCATGTTGCGAAATGCTACCTGGACTTTGTCAAACTTTTGCAGGGGCAAGCCACAGCCTTCATTTGAGCAG cagaCAAAGCCAGCTTTGCCAGCTCTTGAGCGTCTTATCCATTCAAATGATGAGGAAGTCCTTACAGATGCATGTTGGGCTCTGTCATATCTCTCAGATGGTACTAATGACAAAATTCAAGCTGTTATTGAGTCAGGAGTCTGCCCCCGACTGGTTGAGCTCTTGAT GCACCCATCCCCAACAGTCCTCATTCCTGCTCTTCGCACAGTTGGAAATATTGTTACAGGGGATGATATGCAGACTCAA TGTATTATAGGCCACCAAGCCCTTCCGTGCCTTTTGAACCTGCTGACGAATACCTACAAGAAGAGTATCAAGAAGGAAGCTTGCTGGACCATTTCAAATATCACTGCTGGAAATGTAGATCAGATACAG GCTGTAATTGAAGCTGGCATTATTGCTCCTCTAGTCCATCTACTTCAAAATGCTGAGTTTGAGATCAAGAAAGAAGCTGCTTGGGCAATTTCAAATGCTACGTCTGGTGGCACCCATGAACAAATAAA GTTTTTGGTAAGCCAAGGTTGCATTAAGCCATTGTGTGATCTTCTAAACTGTCCCGACCCAAGAATTGTCACTGTTTGTTTAGAAGGTCTTGAAAACATTCTGAAGGTTGGTGAAGCTGAGAAAAATCTGGGTCATACTGGAGATGTCAATCTCTATGCTCAGTTAATTGATGATGCTGAGGGATTGGAGAAGATTGAAAACCTCCAAAGTCATGACAACAATGAAATCTATGAGAAGGCAGTGAAGATTCTTGAAACATATTGGGTAGAAGATGAGGATGAGGCATTACCCACTGGTGATGCTTCGCAACCTGGGTTCCAGTTTGGTGGCAATCAACTTCCTGTTCCTTCTGGTGGATTCAATTTCAGTTGA
- the LOC107912347 gene encoding histone H1: MAKAKPAVASTNKDKASHPPYLEMICEAISTLKERTGSSQPAIAKFMEEKYGKMLPPNFKKLLSVQLKKLVKSEKLVKLKNSYKISSTEKLKLAVKETQERKGSAKNKSSNPKEKAAKKVSEKSVKTKRLSQVKTPEALKKAKKDVKKAVSGSTLKRLSQVKTPEGLKRKTSK, translated from the exons ATGGCAAAAGCAAAGCCAGCAGTTGCTTCTACAAATAAGGATAAGGCTTCCCATCCTCCTTACCTTGAG ATGATTTGTGAAGCAATATCGACGCTGAAGGAACGGACAGGGTCAAGCCAGCCAGCGATAGCCAAGTTCATGGAGGAGAAGTACGGCAAAATGCTGCCTCCCAATTTCAAGAAGCTGCTATCGGTTCAGTTGAAGAAGTTGGTGAAATCGGAGAAGCTTGTTAAACTCAAGAACTCCTACAAGATTTCTTCGACTGAAAAACTGAAGCTGGCCGTCAAAGAGACCCAGGAAAGGAAAGGCAGTGCAAAAAACAAGTCCTCAAACCCCAAAGAAAAGGCTGCAAAGAAAGTATCGGAGAAAAGCGTGAAGACCAAGAGGCTGAGTCAAGTTAAGACCCCAGAGGCTCTTAAGAAAGCAAAAAAGGATGTGAAGAAGGCGGTTTCGGGTTCAACACTGAAGCGCTTGAGTCAGGTTAAGACCCCTGAGGGGTTGAAGAGGAAGACCTCCAAGTAG